The stretch of DNA ACCAAGCCCGAGGGCGGAATGTTCGTATGGGGCGAATTTTTGGCTGATGTGAACACCCAAAGTTTGTTCCCCAAAGCAATAGAAAAAAAAGTCGCTTATGTCTATGGCAATGTTTTTTATCCGCAAAACTCAGGGCATAATACATTAAGGCTTAACTTTTCAAACGCCACTCCCGAGCAGATTGAGACGGGGATAAAGGCGTTGGGGGAACTTTTTAAAGACGAAATAAATAAAATCTAAATAAACTAAAAACGGTAGGTACTAATTATGGCAGCTAAAAAGCATGTAATGGATATCCTGCATGAGCGGGGCTATCTCCAACAAGTTACTTTTGAGGAAGAGTTATATAAAAAATTGGAACAAGAACCGATCGTGTTATACGCAGGGTTTGACCCCACGGCGGACAGCCTTCATATAGGGCATTATATACCGCTTATGGCGATGGCGCATTTGCAAAGGGCGGGCCATAAGCCCATTGTTTTGATCGGAGGCGGAACGGCTATGATCGGAGACCCCTCGGGCAGAACGGAGCTTAGGGCCATGCTGACCAAAGAGGCCATTGAATATAATATGCGCAAGTTCAAAACCCAAATGCAGCGCGTCCTTGACTTTGAGGGCGAGAACAAAGCTATTTTGGCAAACAACGCCGATTGGCTGTTAAAACTTAATTATATTGACTTTATAAGGGACATAGGCGCGTATTTTTCGGTCAATAAAATGCTGACGGCGGAATGTTATAAAAACCGAATGGAAACGGGGCTTACTTTTTTGGAATTTAATTATATGCCCATGCAGGCTTATGATTTTTTGGTGCTTAACCAAAAATATAATTGCTCTTTGCAACTGGGCGGCAACGAGCAGTGGTCCAACATGCTGGCGGGCGCCGACCTTATCCGCCGAAAAGAGCAAAAAGACGCCTATTGCATGACCTTTACGATATTGGAAACCTCGGAAGGCGTAAAAATGGGCAAGTCCGTTCGCGGCGCTTTGTGGCTTGACAAAGACAAGACTTCGCCTTACGAGTTTTATCAATATTTTAGAAATATCGGCGACCATTTAGTCAAACAATATTTAAGCTTGCTGACCTTTATAGATATGGACGAAATCAACGAGCTTACCAAATATCAAGACGAGCGCATAAACAAAGCAAAAGAGCGATTGGCGTATGAGGTTACGCTTTTGGCGCACGGCAAAAAAGAAGCCGACCTAGCGCAAGAGATGGCTAAAGCCGCTTTTGAAGGAGCTGCTGGCAAGATGCCCGCCAAAAAAATCAAAGCAAGCCTGGATATGCCCGTGGTTGACATTATGGT from Clostridiales bacterium encodes:
- a CDS encoding tyrosine--tRNA ligase; translated protein: MAAKKHVMDILHERGYLQQVTFEEELYKKLEQEPIVLYAGFDPTADSLHIGHYIPLMAMAHLQRAGHKPIVLIGGGTAMIGDPSGRTELRAMLTKEAIEYNMRKFKTQMQRVLDFEGENKAILANNADWLLKLNYIDFIRDIGAYFSVNKMLTAECYKNRMETGLTFLEFNYMPMQAYDFLVLNQKYNCSLQLGGNEQWSNMLAGADLIRRKEQKDAYCMTFTILETSEGVKMGKSVRGALWLDKDKTSPYEFYQYFRNIGDHLVKQYLSLLTFIDMDEINELTKYQDERINKAKERLAYEVTLLAHGKKEADLAQEMAKAAFEGAAGKMPAKKIKASLDMPVVDIMVLAEVASSKSQARRLIEGGGVIINQQKVQSIDDTLAQYADEKEFILHKGKKVRIKVVLDE